A window of the Roseovarius sp. S88 genome harbors these coding sequences:
- the zwf gene encoding glucose-6-phosphate dehydrogenase: MVSRVIPVDPFDLVIFGGTGDLARRKILPGLFRRFCAGQMGAESRIIGAARTDLNTQSYRDFAKDAVREFEPGGAKNAKHLKGFLELLDYVVVDAKGTQGWSDLTKAVRDDVIRAYYFSVGPSLFDDLAERLHKHKLDCPGCRIVVEKPFGHDLASAQELNQIIAKYFDEHQIYRIDHYLGKETVQNLMAIRFGNMLFEPLWNSQYIDHIQLTVAEEVGVGGRGEYYDRSGAMRDMLQNHLMQLLCLIAMEPPAKFNPDAVRDEKLKVIRALDEVAPDDVVRGQYEAAHDQAGFREQVGNPDSTTESFVAMRAHISNWRWAGTPFYLRTGKRLRERASEIAVVFKDAPHSIFDVEAGVHRNILTIKLQPNEGIELGVTIKEPGPGGMRLVDVPLDMTFAEALGPEEADFPDAYERLIMDVIRGNQTLFMRGDEVEAAWAWTDPIIAGWQERGEAPLPYASGSSGPDDALMLMHRDGRRWREIKA, translated from the coding sequence ATGGTTTCAAGAGTCATTCCGGTTGATCCCTTCGACCTGGTGATTTTTGGTGGCACCGGGGATCTGGCCCGGCGCAAAATATTGCCTGGCCTGTTTCGCCGGTTTTGTGCGGGGCAGATGGGGGCGGAGTCGCGCATCATTGGTGCCGCGCGCACCGATCTCAATACGCAAAGCTATCGTGATTTTGCAAAGGATGCGGTCAGGGAATTTGAACCCGGTGGTGCCAAGAACGCCAAACATCTCAAAGGCTTCCTGGAGCTTCTTGATTATGTTGTTGTCGATGCCAAGGGAACCCAAGGTTGGTCAGACCTGACCAAAGCTGTGCGGGATGACGTGATCCGGGCCTACTATTTCTCGGTGGGGCCCAGCCTTTTTGACGATCTGGCGGAACGGCTTCACAAACATAAGCTCGACTGCCCCGGATGCCGCATTGTCGTGGAAAAACCGTTTGGCCATGATCTGGCCTCGGCGCAAGAGCTGAACCAGATCATCGCGAAGTACTTCGACGAACATCAGATTTATCGCATTGACCATTATTTAGGCAAAGAAACGGTTCAGAACCTGATGGCCATCCGGTTCGGCAACATGCTCTTTGAGCCGCTTTGGAACAGCCAATATATCGATCACATTCAGCTCACTGTGGCCGAAGAGGTCGGTGTTGGCGGACGTGGCGAATACTATGACCGCTCTGGCGCGATGCGCGACATGCTGCAAAATCATCTGATGCAGCTTTTGTGCCTTATCGCCATGGAGCCGCCGGCCAAGTTCAACCCGGACGCCGTGCGGGATGAAAAGCTGAAGGTCATTCGCGCCTTGGACGAGGTGGCACCTGATGATGTTGTGCGGGGTCAATACGAGGCCGCGCATGATCAGGCCGGATTTCGCGAGCAAGTTGGCAATCCTGACAGCACCACGGAAAGCTTTGTCGCCATGCGCGCGCATATCAGCAACTGGCGGTGGGCCGGGACGCCGTTCTACCTCCGCACGGGCAAACGTCTGCGGGAACGGGCCAGTGAGATTGCCGTGGTGTTCAAAGACGCGCCGCATTCGATCTTTGATGTCGAGGCGGGCGTGCATCGCAACATTCTGACCATCAAACTGCAACCCAATGAAGGGATTGAGCTTGGTGTCACGATCAAAGAGCCCGGTCCCGGCGGGATGCGGCTTGTGGATGTCCCGCTCGACATGACCTTTGCTGAGGCTCTCGGCCCTGAAGAGGCCGATTTTCCAGACGCTTATGAGCGGCTGATCATGGATGTCATCCGCGGCAACCAGACCCTCTTTATGCGTGGCGACGAGGTCGAGGCCGCTTGGGCCTGGACTGATCCGATCATTGCCGGATGGCAAGAGCGCGGCGAGGCACCGCTGCCCTATGCGTCGGGTAGTTCAGGCCCCGATGATGCGCTGATGTTGATGCACCGCGATGGACGCCGCTGGCGGGAGATCAAGGCATGA
- a CDS encoding radical SAM protein: MKDVTELTANAGKFEDPAVTADGQPRATVALSNPQTLWFNTGTLCNITCVNCYIESSPENDRLVYITADEVRDYLDQLQDRQWPVTEVGFTGGEPFMNPQMIEMARACLEREYEVLILTNAMRPMMRKKMQAGLRALQKDFGDKLTLRVSVDHWSEDLHDTERGKGSFARTLEGMEWLRDAGIRIAIAGRTVWGESDSESRVGYANFFEKHGFDIDAHNPGMTVLFPEMDAQAEVPEITTACWGILDKSPKDVMCASSRMVVKRKGADRPAVLACTLLPYEPEFEFGATLQEAERDVALNHPHCAKFCVLGGASCSG; the protein is encoded by the coding sequence ATGAAAGACGTGACAGAGCTGACCGCCAATGCCGGTAAGTTTGAAGATCCCGCGGTCACTGCCGATGGTCAGCCGCGCGCGACGGTGGCTTTGTCGAACCCGCAAACGCTTTGGTTCAACACCGGAACGCTGTGCAACATCACTTGTGTGAATTGCTATATTGAGAGCTCGCCTGAAAACGATCGCTTGGTCTATATCACGGCAGACGAAGTGCGGGATTACCTTGATCAGCTTCAGGATCGCCAATGGCCGGTGACAGAGGTCGGGTTCACGGGCGGTGAGCCTTTCATGAACCCGCAGATGATCGAAATGGCACGGGCCTGTCTGGAGCGTGAATATGAGGTCTTAATCCTGACCAATGCGATGCGCCCGATGATGCGGAAAAAGATGCAGGCAGGTTTGCGAGCCCTGCAGAAGGATTTTGGTGACAAGCTCACGCTGCGGGTGTCGGTAGACCACTGGTCTGAAGATTTGCATGACACGGAACGCGGCAAGGGCAGTTTTGCACGCACGCTGGAAGGCATGGAGTGGCTGCGCGATGCAGGCATTCGCATAGCGATCGCCGGGCGCACGGTCTGGGGCGAGTCAGATTCAGAATCGCGCGTAGGTTACGCGAACTTCTTTGAAAAGCACGGCTTTGACATTGATGCGCACAACCCCGGCATGACGGTTCTGTTTCCGGAAATGGATGCCCAGGCTGAAGTGCCGGAAATCACCACCGCCTGTTGGGGCATTTTGGATAAATCACCCAAAGACGTGATGTGCGCGTCATCCCGCATGGTGGTCAAACGTAAGGGGGCGGACCGCCCTGCTGTACTTGCCTGTACGCTTTTGCCCTATGAACCGGAATTTGAGTTCGGCGCGACTTTGCAAGAAGCAGAGCGTGATGTGGCCCTCAACCATCCGCATTGCGCCAAATTCTGTGTGCTGGGCGGGGCCAGCTGTTCGGGCTAA
- a CDS encoding M24 family metallopeptidase produces MPLHFDDAEYTARQAKATEAVADAGLDALLMFAPESHYWLCGYDTFGFAMFQCLVLTAKGDLHLLTRLPDLRQARLTSTLSDDQIHIWTETEGANPAESLVALLRDLKVANGRLGFESQTVGLTDFNGQMLRAALPELTDQSDLIRHLRRVKSPAEIEMHRRAARLSDDAMDAGLAETRPGAFEGDILAAMQGAVFKGGGDYAGNEFILGSGPGALLVRYFSGRRHLDAQDQMTWEWAGAYARYHAAMMRTVVIGTPSDAQKRMHAAAYEALEACEAAIKPGDPMGLVFDAHTKVMDSHGFSHARMQACGYGMGAIYNPIWVDFPMFYEGNPLPMQSGQVFFLHMILADSDAGLGMSLGHCVLVTETGVERLSKQSLELLVR; encoded by the coding sequence ATGCCCCTTCATTTTGATGATGCCGAATACACAGCACGACAGGCCAAGGCGACTGAGGCCGTGGCCGATGCAGGGCTTGACGCGCTGCTGATGTTTGCACCCGAAAGCCACTACTGGCTCTGCGGCTATGACACATTCGGTTTCGCGATGTTTCAATGCCTTGTGCTGACGGCCAAGGGGGATTTGCATCTGCTCACCCGCCTGCCTGATCTGCGTCAGGCGCGTTTGACCTCGACGCTAAGCGACGATCAGATTCATATCTGGACCGAGACCGAAGGTGCCAATCCTGCGGAGTCTCTTGTCGCGCTGCTGCGCGACCTGAAAGTGGCAAATGGTAGGTTAGGCTTTGAATCCCAAACTGTTGGATTAACGGACTTTAACGGGCAAATGCTGCGTGCCGCGCTGCCGGAGTTGACAGATCAGTCAGACCTCATTCGCCACCTCCGTCGCGTTAAATCCCCTGCCGAGATCGAGATGCACCGCCGCGCGGCGCGGCTTTCGGACGACGCCATGGATGCAGGCCTTGCCGAGACACGCCCCGGCGCATTTGAAGGCGATATTCTGGCCGCAATGCAGGGTGCTGTTTTCAAAGGCGGCGGGGACTACGCCGGAAATGAATTCATTCTTGGATCAGGACCCGGCGCGCTTTTAGTGCGGTATTTTTCCGGCAGGCGGCATCTTGATGCACAGGACCAGATGACCTGGGAATGGGCCGGGGCCTATGCGCGCTACCACGCTGCAATGATGCGCACAGTTGTGATCGGCACGCCAAGCGATGCGCAAAAACGTATGCACGCCGCTGCGTATGAAGCACTCGAAGCCTGCGAAGCGGCGATCAAACCCGGTGATCCGATGGGTCTGGTGTTTGATGCCCATACCAAAGTGATGGACAGTCACGGGTTCTCGCATGCCCGGATGCAGGCCTGCGGCTACGGCATGGGGGCAATCTACAATCCGATTTGGGTCGATTTCCCAATGTTTTACGAGGGAAACCCGCTGCCCATGCAGTCTGGCCAAGTGTTTTTCCTGCACATGATTCTGGCCGACAGCGACGCAGGACTTGGAATGAGCCTGGGCCATTGCGTACTGGTGACAGAGACCGGCGTTGAGCGGCTATCAAAGCAGAGTTTAGAGCTTTTGGTGCGATAA
- a CDS encoding Hint domain-containing protein: protein MPDNNSNQGFLEDGEGTRNDTLYLLDTNTGEFISFSYGQNAVILPPPPGFTGTNDLGGETFTSGAPNGTAFRRDANGDFQEATPEPGQPSPPCFVAGTLIATNSGPRAIETLKVGDLVLTKDNGAQPIRWIGHRTLGTAELKEQPHLYPYRVQKGALGQGLPERNLFVSPLHRVLVSSNIARHMFGCDEILAPVRALAVIDGIEQVRQPKVTYYHILLDEHHVLFAEGAECESLFMGPVSLNGVSPEARAEIYAIFPELADGVFNMAPARDFVNGPKCKRMARRHVAENEVLVSNAH from the coding sequence TTGCCCGATAACAATTCAAATCAGGGGTTTCTGGAAGACGGTGAAGGCACCCGGAACGACACGCTTTACCTGCTGGACACGAACACCGGGGAATTCATATCCTTTTCATACGGCCAAAACGCCGTGATTCTTCCGCCACCGCCGGGGTTCACTGGCACAAATGACCTGGGCGGAGAAACCTTCACCAGTGGTGCGCCCAATGGCACGGCGTTCCGCCGCGATGCCAATGGTGATTTTCAGGAGGCCACGCCAGAACCCGGTCAACCCAGCCCGCCCTGTTTTGTTGCCGGCACTTTGATCGCAACCAACAGCGGCCCGCGAGCGATTGAAACCTTAAAGGTCGGTGATCTTGTTTTAACCAAGGATAACGGTGCGCAACCCATTCGCTGGATCGGCCATCGAACGCTCGGAACGGCCGAACTCAAAGAACAGCCGCATCTTTATCCCTACCGTGTGCAAAAAGGTGCGTTGGGTCAGGGACTGCCAGAACGCAATCTCTTTGTCTCACCGCTTCACCGCGTTCTGGTAAGCTCCAACATTGCGCGCCATATGTTTGGCTGTGATGAGATCCTGGCACCCGTGCGCGCGCTTGCCGTGATTGATGGCATTGAACAGGTGCGCCAGCCAAAGGTGACGTATTATCATATCCTTCTTGACGAGCATCACGTGCTTTTCGCTGAAGGAGCAGAGTGCGAAAGCCTTTTCATGGGGCCGGTGTCACTGAATGGTGTGTCGCCCGAAGCGCGCGCGGAAATCTACGCGATTTTCCCCGAATTGGCGGATGGTGTGTTCAACATGGCGCCTGCACGGGATTTTGTGAACGGACCCAAGTGTAAGCGGATGGCAAGACGTCATGTCGCAGAGAATGAGGTTTTGGTGTCAAACGCGCATTGA
- a CDS encoding M48 family metalloprotease, which translates to MIKFFPILLAVIYGLVMYRFSVWRTSRELDERSTELVDPKLKRLTDKMASALDLDRVKVHIYEIDPVNGLAAPDGRIFITRGFYRKYQNGEVSAEELASVIAHELGHVALGHSRRRMIDFSGQNALRTALAMILSRFIPGVGVWIANMLTTLLAARLSRGDEYEADAYAAALLTKAGIGTDPQKMLFNKLEELTQARSGAMPAWLMSHPKTPERIAAIEKLEQRWLEA; encoded by the coding sequence ATGATTAAGTTTTTCCCGATCCTTTTGGCGGTCATCTACGGGCTGGTCATGTACCGGTTTTCTGTCTGGCGCACATCGCGTGAGCTGGACGAGCGATCCACCGAACTGGTCGATCCCAAGCTCAAACGTCTGACCGACAAAATGGCCAGCGCGCTCGATCTGGATCGGGTCAAGGTGCATATTTACGAGATTGACCCGGTGAACGGTTTGGCCGCGCCTGATGGGCGAATTTTCATCACGCGGGGATTCTATCGCAAATACCAAAACGGCGAGGTCAGCGCCGAAGAATTGGCAAGCGTGATTGCGCATGAGCTGGGCCACGTTGCCCTTGGCCATTCGCGCCGACGCATGATTGACTTTTCAGGGCAGAACGCGTTGCGCACAGCGCTCGCCATGATCCTGTCGCGGTTTATCCCTGGCGTCGGGGTTTGGATTGCCAATATGCTGACCACACTTTTGGCTGCGCGTTTGTCGCGCGGGGATGAGTACGAGGCCGATGCCTATGCTGCGGCCCTTTTGACCAAGGCCGGTATTGGTACGGATCCGCAAAAAATGCTTTTCAACAAGCTCGAAGAGCTGACGCAGGCGCGATCGGGCGCGATGCCCGCCTGGCTGATGAGCCACCCCAAGACACCGGAACGGATTGCCGCCATCGAAAAGCTTGAGCAGCGATGGCTAGAGGCCTGA
- a CDS encoding RSP_2647 family RNA methyltransferase: MTPSSLPVIRLKPKANAAAIRHGAPWVYDNELVTDRRTKAIAPGSVAILEDAARLPLALVAVNTSSRIMARVLSRDVSTQINKAWLKAKLDRALALRSRLFDAPYYRLVHAEADGLPGVIIDRFGDTAVVQPNAAWAEVLLPELMEALVDVTGVSCVLKNASGRARGLEGLDDMSTTLVGVAPTGPIPVPMNEATYMADLIGGQKTGLFFDQRPNHAFAARLAKHARVLDVFSHVGGFALATLKAGGASALAVDGSAPALELAVKGAEASGVADRFETRQGDAFDVLTKLNEEGAQFDLVICDPPAFAPNRKALEAGLRAYERIARLASPLVSEGGSLVLCSCSHAASLDKFRASSVRGIGRAGREATLIHTGFAGPDHPLHPSLAESGYLKALFFRL; the protein is encoded by the coding sequence ATGACACCGTCCTCTTTGCCTGTGATCCGCCTCAAACCCAAAGCCAATGCCGCCGCGATCCGTCACGGTGCGCCGTGGGTGTACGACAATGAACTGGTCACGGATCGACGTACCAAGGCCATTGCGCCGGGAAGCGTTGCGATTTTGGAAGATGCGGCGCGCCTGCCCCTGGCGCTGGTGGCTGTGAATACGTCTTCTCGCATTATGGCGCGTGTGCTGAGCCGTGATGTCTCGACCCAGATCAACAAAGCGTGGCTTAAAGCCAAACTCGACCGCGCCTTGGCCCTCCGCTCCAGGCTATTCGACGCGCCATACTATCGCCTGGTCCATGCCGAAGCGGATGGTTTGCCCGGCGTGATCATAGATCGTTTTGGCGATACCGCCGTGGTGCAACCCAATGCCGCCTGGGCCGAAGTGCTGCTGCCGGAGCTTATGGAGGCCCTGGTGGATGTGACGGGTGTTTCCTGCGTTCTCAAGAACGCCTCGGGCCGTGCGCGGGGATTAGAAGGGTTGGACGATATGTCCACGACGCTCGTGGGAGTAGCGCCTACAGGTCCCATACCCGTGCCCATGAACGAGGCCACATACATGGCTGATCTTATAGGGGGACAAAAGACCGGGCTGTTCTTTGACCAACGCCCCAACCATGCCTTTGCCGCCCGGCTGGCAAAACACGCGCGTGTTTTGGATGTCTTCAGCCATGTCGGGGGTTTTGCACTCGCCACCTTGAAGGCTGGCGGTGCATCTGCGCTGGCCGTAGACGGCTCCGCCCCGGCTCTAGAGCTTGCCGTGAAAGGCGCAGAGGCTTCCGGTGTCGCAGATCGCTTTGAAACGCGTCAGGGGGATGCTTTTGACGTCTTAACCAAACTGAACGAAGAGGGCGCACAGTTTGATCTTGTCATCTGTGATCCTCCCGCCTTTGCGCCCAACCGTAAGGCGCTTGAAGCGGGGCTCAGAGCCTATGAGCGCATCGCGCGACTTGCCTCCCCATTGGTGAGCGAAGGTGGATCGCTGGTGCTCTGTTCCTGCTCCCATGCCGCCTCGCTAGACAAGTTCCGTGCCAGCTCCGTCCGCGGCATTGGCCGGGCAGGGCGCGAGGCCACGCTTATTCACACCGGGTTTGCCGGGCCGGATCATCCGCTGCATCCGTCTCTTGCCGAAAGCGGTTATCTCAAAGCGCTGTTTTTCCGGCTATGA
- a CDS encoding DUF6778 family protein, whose product MTSFRIIAVAMMGLALAGCSSVDTATRNAPAQVASSGAVPAHQLSYDIRDVRVTVPKTLSVSEANLYLPKADIVWREDAPGDRHAQVKAIFEEAMARGVNGLPQGSVPVVLDIQVTRFHALTEKARYTVGGVHDMEFLLILRHPETGAMLNQPHPVTADLKAFGGRAALDAEARGETQKVRITDHLARVIQTELTSPEGHQAPKNGVLGFLNSI is encoded by the coding sequence ATGACATCTTTTCGTATCATCGCCGTGGCCATGATGGGTCTCGCTCTTGCAGGCTGTTCTTCTGTGGATACCGCAACCCGAAATGCGCCCGCGCAAGTCGCGTCATCCGGCGCGGTTCCGGCGCATCAGCTCTCATATGACATTCGCGACGTGCGCGTCACCGTGCCTAAAACGCTCAGCGTTTCAGAGGCCAACCTCTACTTGCCTAAGGCAGACATTGTCTGGCGTGAAGATGCGCCCGGAGATCGCCATGCACAGGTAAAGGCGATTTTTGAAGAGGCCATGGCGCGCGGCGTCAATGGCCTTCCGCAAGGTTCGGTGCCTGTCGTGCTCGACATTCAAGTGACGCGCTTTCACGCATTGACCGAAAAGGCACGCTACACGGTTGGCGGGGTCCATGACATGGAGTTCCTGCTGATCCTGCGTCATCCGGAAACTGGTGCAATGCTGAACCAACCACACCCGGTGACGGCCGACCTCAAGGCCTTTGGTGGTCGCGCGGCCCTGGACGCCGAGGCGCGCGGTGAAACCCAAAAAGTGCGCATCACGGACCATTTGGCCAGGGTGATCCAGACCGAACTCACCAGCCCCGAAGGGCATCAAGCGCCCAAGAATGGTGTTTTGGGCTTTCTCAACAGCATCTGA